The region TGCGGCGGGCAACAACGATTTCAGCCTGGACGTGGCCAAAAAAGCCCAGCGCCTGCTGAACGAAGCTGGCTGGCAGGTCAAAATGACCCGCAGCGACCAGAAAGACGCCAGCTTGGACCAGAAGATGGTGCTGGCCCGCCAGAGTGACGTGTACCTGATGCTGGACGTGAGCCATATTGGGGTGCCGGGTGTGGTGGCCCCCGGCGTGAAGGTCTATCAGCAGCTGAGCGAGAATTCCTCGGAATACGTGGAGAACATCCGCTCCGGCGAGAACCCGGCCTATGCCAGCAACGCGGTCAGCGACCTGGGCGGCACCCGGATTCTGACCGAGTCGCTGGTCAAGGAGCTGGGCACCCAGAAAATCCAGGCGCAGCAGCGGCCCCTGTCCAAGGTGCTGACCCTGGGCGAAGCTCCGCAGGCCGGCGCCCTGATCGAACTGGGTAGCCTGGACAACGCCGACGACGTGGCCGCGATGGGCGACGACACCTTCCGGCAGCGGGTGGCGGCCAGCATCGCCCGGTCGGTGGCCGGGTACCTGTCCAAGAAGGTGGACAACGCGGCCGTGCTGCCTGGCGGTGACGCCTCCGGAGCGGCGGCCGAGGGCGGCGCAGGAGGCCAGCAGTGAAGAACCTCTTTTCCTTTTTCAATGTGCTGGCTTTCGTGCTGCTGGTACTGTCGTTCGCGGCCATCACCTGGGTGAAGCGGCCCCCGCCTGCGCCCGAGGCGCCCAACTACGTGCTGTCCGAGCGGCTGCCGGTGGAGGTGCCGGTGTACTACCTGGACGCCAGCGGGCAGAAGCTGGTGAGCGAGAAGCGCAAGGTGCCGGTGGTGCAGGGCGACAAGAACCCGCAGGGCATTGCCGACGCTGCCCTGACCATCTGGAGCCAGGGCCCGGCGGGCGAGGGGCTGAAGCCGGCAGTGCCGACCCGGCTGCCGGCCCCCCGGGTGTGGCTGCGCGGCGACAACTATTTCGTCAGCCTGCCGCCCGAGTACCGCAACCTGGGTTACTCGGTGAGCGGCGAATACCTGATGTTCTGCTCCATCACCCGCACGCTGCTGGAAAGCCGCGGCCTGGACGTGACTTTCCTGGTTGGCGGGCAGAACGTGACCACCATCGGCGCGATGGACCTGCGCCAGCCGCTGACCAAACAGGACTGTAAGGACCTCTAGGGTGAAGCGTTTTCGCTGGGCCTGCCTGCAACCCGCAGGCCCCGGCCCACGCCCATTTCCCGCCTGATTGCCGCTTTTTGCCATGATCGAATCCCTGACCCTGCACGGTTTCAAGAGTTTCTCGCAGCGCACCCACATTGAGTTCGAGCCCGGTATCACGGCAGTGATTGGCCCCAACGGCAGCGGCAAGAGCAATGTGGTGGAGGCGCTGCGCTGGGTGACGCACGCTGCACGCACCCGCGAGCTGCGGGCGGCCAGGGCCACCGAGCTGATTTTCCACGGAGGCAGCGGCTCCGGCCGGGCGCCGCTGGGCCTGGCAGAGGTGCAGGCCGAGCTGCGGCACAGTGGCGAAGCGCTGAACCTGAGCCGCCGGATCTACCGCGACGGCACTTCCGAGCAGGAGCTGGCCGGGCGCAGTGCGCGGGTCCGCGACGTGCAGGCCGCGCTGCGCGGCACCGGTCTGGGACCGGGTGGTTTGGCAGTGATTGGGCAGGGCGAGGTGTCCGGGGTGGTGCAGGCGGAAGGCCCACGGCTGCTGGGATACCTGCAGGAGGCGGCCGGGCTGTCGCGCTCGGTGGCGGCCCGCGCCGAGACAGCTGCGCGGCTGGCCGAAGCCGAGCGCCATCTGGCCGACCTGACCCTGGTGCAGTCCGAGCGGCAGGCGGCGCTGGAGCGGCTGCGGCTGGCGGCCGAGGCGGCGCTGCGCTGGCGTGAGCTGGTGGCGCGGCAGGCCCTGCTGGACGCGGCCCAGGAACGCGAGAAACAGCTGGCCCTGCGCCGCGAATTGGACGCTGCCCGCCGGGAGGCCAGTGAGCAGGAGGCCCACTCGCAGCGGCTGGGAGCGGGGCTGGGAGACGCTGCCGCTCGGGCAGAGGCGGCCCGCGAGGCTCTGGCGCAGGCTCGCGCGGCTGCCCGCGCCCGTGAGGACGCCCTGGCCGCCTTGAACGCCGCCGAGCAGGCCCACGCCCAGGCGGCCCGCTACGGCGAGCACCTGGGGGGTGAAGAAGCAGCCCTCAACGCCGAGCTGACCGCTCTCCCGAACCATGCTCCGGCCGAAGCGGCTCCCGACCTGGATACGCTGTCCCGCGCCGTGCAGGAGGCCCGCACCCAAGCTGAAGCGGCCGAAGCGGCTTCTCGCCGCCTGGAACGCCAGCTGGCGGAAAGCCGCGAGGCCGAGTTGCGCCGCACCCAGGCTCAGGCCCGTGCCGAGGCCGACCACGCTGCCCTGACCCGCGAGCAGGAACGGGTGGCGGCAGCTCTGGTGGCCCTGGCCACCGAAGAACAGCAACTGGCAGCCGAACTGGCCCGCGCCGCTGCCGAGCGCGAGGCCCAGGCGACCAGGCTGGCGGCGGCCCAGACTGAAGCGCAGAGCCGGCAAGTCCGCCGCCAGGACATGCTGGCCGAGCGCACCCGCTTGCAGGCCGGGCTGGCTCCGCTGCGCCGCGAACTGGAGCGGCTGGAAGCGGCGCTGAATGCCTATTCGCGCTACGGCGAGGGCGCCCGCAACGCGCTGCGGCTGGACCATCCCGGCATCGTGGGTAGTGTGGCCGACGTGCTGACAGTGCCGGCCGAGCTGGAAACCGCTGTGACCGCCGCGCTGGGCCGGCGGCTGGAACAGGTGGTGGTGAACACCGCTGACGACGCCCGCGACATCATCGCCGAGCTGAAACGCCAGGGCGGCCGGGCCACTTTCCTGCCGCTGGAACTGCTGCACGAGCGCCCCCGCCGCGACGCTGCGCTGCTGCGCGAACCCGGCGTGGTGGGTAACCTGGCCGAGCTGTGCCCCACCGACCCGCCGCTGGTGGGCCGCTCGCTGCTGGCCGATACCATGGTCGTGGACACGCTGGACACCACCAACCGGCTGGCCCGGCAACACCGTCAGCGCCCCCGGCTGGTTACGCTGGGCGGCGAGCTGGTCGAACCGTCTGGCGCCATGACTGGCGGCCGCCTGCGCGACTCCGGCAGCAGCGTGCTGGCTGACCAGCGGCGCTTTCAGGAACTCGCCGACGAGGTGGAGACGGCCGAAGCGGCCTTACAGAAAGTGGAAGCGGCCCTGGACACTCTGAGCGACGAGCAAGCCACCGACCTGCCCGCGCTGACCGCCGCCCACGCCGCCGCCCAGGCAGCCGAGCGCGAGCTGGCGGCCCAGGCCCGCGAGCTGGCCGCCCAGCAGCGTAGCCTAGAAACCGATGCGGCGCGGCTGGCTGAGGGCCTGGCCGCCTTGCCTGCGCCGGCCCTTCCTGCCGCCGCCCCACAGCCGGAAGCCGACCCCGCCGCCCTGGAAGCTGAGCTGACCGCCAGCCGTGCCGGAGCCGAGCAAGCCCGCGCCGCCGAGCGTGCTGCTGCCGAAGCGCTGGCGCTGGGCCGTGAGCTGGCCGCTCAGTGGCACAGCTACCGGCAGGCTGAAAGCCGCCGCGCCGAGGTGGGGCAGCGCCTGGAAGCTAACGCCCGCGCCCGCAGCGAGCAGGCCGGTCACATCGCGGCCGCCGCCGCCGAGGTGGAGCGCCGCCGGCAGTCGCTGGGCGATTTCGACTCCCAGGCGGTGGCCCGCGCCGAGGAGGAAAGCCGCCGGACTGCCGACGCTTACGCTGCCCTGATTGCTGCCCAGAACAAGGCCCGCGCCCGGCTGGACGAACTGCGTCTGACCATCGCCCGGCGTGAAGGGGGGCTGGGAGCGGTGCCCGACGGGTGCTCACCGGCTGGCACTCCCCGCGAGTGGGCGCACGAACTGGGCCGCCTGCGCAGCGAACTGGCCGCCCTGGGGCCGGTCAACGCCCGCGCCGAGGCCGATTTCCTGGCCGGTCAGGCCGAATGGGCTGCCACCCAGGCCGGGCTGGACGACGCCCAGGCCGCCGTGGACGAGTTGCGCCGGCAGCTGGACGAGCTGTCGGGTCTAGAAGACGCCGCCACCCGCCAGGCGCTGGACACCGTGGCGGCCGCTTTTGCCCGCTACGTGGCCGAACTGCTGGGCGGCAGCGGCGAATTGGAGGCCCAGCAGGACGACGCCGGGCGCATCAGCGGCCTGTCGCTGGCGGTGCAGCCGGGCGGCAAGCGCACCCGTTCGATGACCCTGCTCAGCGCGGGCGAGCGCACCATGGCGGGGCTGGCCTTCCTGTTTGCCCTGAACCACGCTGGGGGCGAGGGGGCCGCCGGTGGCCTGCCGCTGGCCGTGCTGGACGAGGTGGACGCTCCGCTGGACGAGGCCAATATTCGCCGCTTTACCGCCTTTCTGACCCGCTTTGCCGCGCAGGGCACCCAGTTCGTGGTGGTCACTCACCAGAAAGCCACCATGGAAGTGGCCGACACCCTCTGGGGCGTGACCACCGACGGCGGCGGGGTCAGCCGGGTCCTGAGCATTCGGCAGGCTTCCGAAGGCGCGGCGCTGGTGCGCGGCTGAAGTCCGGGCGCTTCTCTCCCCCCGGCTTTAACGGGTCCGGCTGAAGACCAGGGTGTTGCGCACCTCTGCCGCATCTGCCGAAACGGTGTCGTTCACCAGTTCGGCGTCCAGCCGGTAGCCCAGCCGCTCGGGGATGCGCCGCGAGCGGGCATTCATGGGGTCACAGCGAATTTCCAGCCGGCGAAAGCCCAGGCCGCCCTCCTCCTGCCCGGCCAGCCCGAAATGGGTCAGGGCCTGCGTCACCTCCAGCGCGTAGCCATGGCCGGTGTGAGGCGTGGCAATCCAGTATCCGATCTCGCCTTTGGGCACCCGCCAGTCCAGGCTGTGAAAGCCGCTGGACCCGATGAATTCACCGCTCAACGCGTCCCAGACGTGGTAGCGCAGCTGCTCGCCACTCCCGAAGCGTTCCTCGGCTCCGGCCAGACCGGCGCGTACGCCTTCCAGCGTCGGTTCCTCCTGCGCCCAGAGCATCCAGCTCTTCAGCTCTGCACGTGACGCCAGCTGCGCAGCCAGCGCCGCCTCCGAGTCGGTGCGGGCAGGAGCGCGCAGGACAAGCCGCGCCGTTCGCAGCTCGCGGGCAATCTGGGCCGGCTTCATTCTTCCTCGGCCGGTTCCTCGTAGCGGTAGCGCTCGATGCCCAGGCAGCGGTTTCCGGAAATCTCCAGGCTCACGGCGTTCAGCATGGCGGGGCCACCGGCCACCTGGAAGCGGTGCCGGCGCTCGGTCAGGAAAGCCTGCACCGGCTCCTGCGGGTTGGCCCCGATCACGCTGTTCACCGGGCCGGTAAAGCCCGCGTCGGCCTGAAAGCCGGTGCCCCCGGGCAGAATCCGGGTGTCGGCGGTCGCCACGTGGGTGTGGGTGCCGATCACGGCGGCCACCCGGCCGTCCAGATGCCAGCCCATCGCCGCTTTTTCACTGGTGGTTTCGGCGTGGAAATCCACGAACACGCTGCCCAGATCGTCGCGCTCCAGCAGGCTGTCCATGGCGGTAAAGGGGTTGGCACTCTCGCCCATAAAGACCCGGCCCAGCAGGTTGACCACCGTCAGGCGCTCGCCCGCTTCGCCCACCTCGAAGGTGCGCCAGCCCACACCGGGGGTCTGCGGGTCCGAGTAGTTCAGCGGCCGCACGATGGGAAAGCGCTCCGGCTGCCCCAGCATCAGGAGAATGTCCTTGTGGTCCCAGGCGTGGTTGCCCAGGGTCAGGCAGTCGGCGCCGGCTTCCAGAATCCGGGTGGCCGCGTCAAAATGCATCCCGAACCCCCCGGCCGAGTTCTCGGCGTTCACGATCACGAAGTCGTAACCTGGGGCGATCAGGGGCAGGTGCTCGCCCACCACCCGCCGGCCCGGCTGGCCGTAGACGTCACCGACAAAAAGAATCTTCATTGGGTGTCAGCTTAGCGCGGCCGGCACATGGCCTTCGGAAGCTGGGCCGCCAGAACTGCTCTGGTCTGCTTGCCCAGGCTCAGGCTTTTGCCGCGCTGCGAATATCCAGCCGCAGTTCGCCACCCTTGACCCCCAGTTTGGCTGCGCCGCCGCCCCGGAGTTCACCGAACAGCAGCGCGTCGGCCAGCGGGCGGGCCAGGTGTTCCTCGATCACCCGCGCCAGCGGGCGGGCGCCCAGCGCCGGGTCGTAACCCAGTTCGCCCAGCCGGGCGCGGGCGGCAGGGGAGACGCTCAGGCGCACACCCTGCTCGGC is a window of Deinococcus sp. Marseille-Q6407 DNA encoding:
- a CDS encoding AAA family ATPase, whose translation is MIESLTLHGFKSFSQRTHIEFEPGITAVIGPNGSGKSNVVEALRWVTHAARTRELRAARATELIFHGGSGSGRAPLGLAEVQAELRHSGEALNLSRRIYRDGTSEQELAGRSARVRDVQAALRGTGLGPGGLAVIGQGEVSGVVQAEGPRLLGYLQEAAGLSRSVAARAETAARLAEAERHLADLTLVQSERQAALERLRLAAEAALRWRELVARQALLDAAQEREKQLALRRELDAARREASEQEAHSQRLGAGLGDAAARAEAAREALAQARAAARAREDALAALNAAEQAHAQAARYGEHLGGEEAALNAELTALPNHAPAEAAPDLDTLSRAVQEARTQAEAAEAASRRLERQLAESREAELRRTQAQARAEADHAALTREQERVAAALVALATEEQQLAAELARAAAEREAQATRLAAAQTEAQSRQVRRQDMLAERTRLQAGLAPLRRELERLEAALNAYSRYGEGARNALRLDHPGIVGSVADVLTVPAELETAVTAALGRRLEQVVVNTADDARDIIAELKRQGGRATFLPLELLHERPRRDAALLREPGVVGNLAELCPTDPPLVGRSLLADTMVVDTLDTTNRLARQHRQRPRLVTLGGELVEPSGAMTGGRLRDSGSSVLADQRRFQELADEVETAEAALQKVEAALDTLSDEQATDLPALTAAHAAAQAAERELAAQARELAAQQRSLETDAARLAEGLAALPAPALPAAAPQPEADPAALEAELTASRAGAEQARAAERAAAEALALGRELAAQWHSYRQAESRRAEVGQRLEANARARSEQAGHIAAAAAEVERRRQSLGDFDSQAVARAEEESRRTADAYAALIAAQNKARARLDELRLTIARREGGLGAVPDGCSPAGTPREWAHELGRLRSELAALGPVNARAEADFLAGQAEWAATQAGLDDAQAAVDELRRQLDELSGLEDAATRQALDTVAAAFARYVAELLGGSGELEAQQDDAGRISGLSLAVQPGGKRTRSMTLLSAGERTMAGLAFLFALNHAGGEGAAGGLPLAVLDEVDAPLDEANIRRFTAFLTRFAAQGTQFVVVTHQKATMEVADTLWGVTTDGGGVSRVLSIRQASEGAALVRG
- a CDS encoding GNAT family N-acetyltransferase, translating into MKPAQIARELRTARLVLRAPARTDSEAALAAQLASRAELKSWMLWAQEEPTLEGVRAGLAGAEERFGSGEQLRYHVWDALSGEFIGSSGFHSLDWRVPKGEIGYWIATPHTGHGYALEVTQALTHFGLAGQEEGGLGFRRLEIRCDPMNARSRRIPERLGYRLDAELVNDTVSADAAEVRNTLVFSRTR
- a CDS encoding GerMN domain-containing protein, whose product is MKNLFSFFNVLAFVLLVLSFAAITWVKRPPPAPEAPNYVLSERLPVEVPVYYLDASGQKLVSEKRKVPVVQGDKNPQGIADAALTIWSQGPAGEGLKPAVPTRLPAPRVWLRGDNYFVSLPPEYRNLGYSVSGEYLMFCSITRTLLESRGLDVTFLVGGQNVTTIGAMDLRQPLTKQDCKDL
- a CDS encoding YmdB family metallophosphoesterase, producing MKILFVGDVYGQPGRRVVGEHLPLIAPGYDFVIVNAENSAGGFGMHFDAATRILEAGADCLTLGNHAWDHKDILLMLGQPERFPIVRPLNYSDPQTPGVGWRTFEVGEAGERLTVVNLLGRVFMGESANPFTAMDSLLERDDLGSVFVDFHAETTSEKAAMGWHLDGRVAAVIGTHTHVATADTRILPGGTGFQADAGFTGPVNSVIGANPQEPVQAFLTERRHRFQVAGGPAMLNAVSLEISGNRCLGIERYRYEEPAEEE